In a genomic window of Mageeibacillus indolicus UPII9-5:
- a CDS encoding ABC transporter substrate-binding protein produces the protein MKKLLKLTAAVTMTAMLLTAVGCSKQGKNSGKTAEESKTAATGLIVEGSDKAAKSKDNDLVIAMEGAVSSMDPANIPDTSAISATRGIYETLVKFDSANKLVGSLAKSWEISDDSLTYTFHLNEGIKFHDGTEFNAEAVRSNYDRVCNKDNKLRQRRTFIVVNKDKSEEPRVASLETPDAKTVVFKLTKPWSPFINRLTQFCIISPKAIEKYGNDIMYHPCGTGPYEFVEWKEGDHTLFKRFEGYWGEKPGVDTVMMKTVPEAGARTAMLQTGEADLVYPMPADQIKALGNTKDVNVLATPSNIMRYVTLNMNLPQLKDLKVRQAMNYAIDKDAYVKVMYDGHATVAGSVVPSIIQGYVEQPAYKYDIAKAKALMKEAGYEKGFDLTIWGDNTTQEIKGMTFIKQQLEQIGIKVDVQAMDPATVGDKIYVPKEEAKINMWYVNWSASDYTMDGSMRALLYSNMAPPVSANTPYFDNPEFDKALDEGLANADPQKQAELYGNAQKIAWEACPWLFLANDQIIYSAKNYLSNVYVAPDGSINYATAKLNH, from the coding sequence ATGAAAAAATTGCTGAAACTTACAGCTGCCGTGACCATGACTGCGATGTTGCTGACGGCAGTCGGCTGCAGCAAACAAGGGAAGAACTCAGGCAAAACGGCTGAAGAGAGCAAAACCGCGGCTACCGGACTGATTGTCGAAGGCAGTGATAAGGCGGCCAAGTCAAAGGATAATGATTTGGTAATTGCTATGGAAGGTGCAGTAAGCTCTATGGACCCGGCCAATATACCTGATACCAGTGCTATCTCGGCCACACGCGGCATTTACGAAACTCTGGTTAAATTTGATTCTGCTAATAAGTTGGTCGGAAGTTTGGCCAAAAGCTGGGAGATTTCCGACGATTCTTTAACATACACATTCCATCTGAATGAAGGCATAAAATTCCATGACGGAACAGAATTTAACGCGGAAGCAGTACGGTCAAACTATGATCGTGTTTGCAACAAAGACAATAAATTGCGGCAGCGTCGCACATTCATCGTTGTGAACAAAGATAAGTCTGAAGAACCAAGAGTTGCCTCTCTGGAGACACCGGATGCCAAAACTGTCGTTTTCAAACTGACCAAGCCATGGAGCCCGTTTATTAACCGACTAACTCAATTTTGTATAATCAGTCCTAAAGCAATTGAGAAATACGGCAATGACATTATGTATCATCCTTGCGGCACCGGACCTTATGAATTCGTTGAGTGGAAAGAAGGAGACCATACTTTATTCAAGCGTTTTGAAGGCTATTGGGGCGAAAAACCGGGTGTAGATACCGTAATGATGAAAACGGTTCCGGAAGCCGGAGCACGTACGGCTATGTTGCAAACCGGTGAAGCCGACTTGGTTTATCCTATGCCTGCCGACCAAATCAAAGCTCTTGGCAATACCAAGGATGTTAACGTACTTGCCACTCCGTCCAATATCATGCGTTATGTAACTTTAAATATGAACTTGCCACAGCTGAAGGATCTTAAGGTCCGTCAAGCTATGAACTATGCGATTGATAAAGATGCTTATGTTAAGGTTATGTACGATGGCCATGCTACTGTGGCTGGCTCGGTTGTACCTTCGATAATTCAAGGTTATGTAGAGCAGCCGGCTTACAAATACGATATTGCCAAAGCCAAAGCTTTGATGAAAGAGGCAGGCTATGAAAAAGGGTTCGATTTGACAATTTGGGGTGACAATACCACCCAAGAAATTAAAGGAATGACCTTTATCAAGCAACAGCTGGAACAGATAGGTATAAAGGTTGATGTACAGGCTATGGATCCGGCAACGGTCGGCGATAAAATTTATGTGCCCAAAGAAGAAGCCAAAATCAATATGTGGTATGTAAACTGGTCAGCTTCCGACTATACCATGGACGGTTCAATGCGCGCCCTTCTGTACAGCAATATGGCACCCCCAGTAAGCGCGAACACCCCATACTTTGACAATCCGGAATTCGACAAAGCTTTGGATGAAGGCTTGGCCAATGCCGATCCCCAAAAACAGGCCGAGTTATATGGAAATGCGCAAAAAATTGCTTGGGAAGCTTGTCCTTGGTTATTCTTGGCTAACGATCAGATTATTTATTCGGCCAAGAATTACTTGAGCAATGTCTATGTTGCGCCGGACGGTTCGATTAACTACGCGACCGCTAAACTGAATCATTAA
- a CDS encoding ABC transporter permease, whose product MGKYAVKRIAGAIPLLLVISFLVFMFIHLIPGDPARQIAGKDATIADVELVRSQLGLNKPLLNQYIDYMRGLVTGDLGQSIKNGKTVVDTIVPCFYPTIMLTFCSMAWAAVIGVLIGIVSAVKRGRFMDYLGMIIAISGISLPSFWLGLELIQFFSVEIGILPTGGLDGWRNYILPSLTMGSGIMAVLARFTRSSMLESLKEDYVRTARAKGLGEYLVVMRHAFKNSLIEIVTVGGLQIGGLLSGSVMTETVFSIPGLGRLLVDSINFRDYKVVQALLLFFSVEYILINLIVDLLYGVINPKVRYN is encoded by the coding sequence ATGGGAAAATATGCTGTAAAACGGATAGCTGGAGCAATTCCGCTCCTGTTGGTGATATCTTTTTTGGTGTTCATGTTCATTCACCTTATCCCGGGTGATCCGGCAAGGCAAATTGCCGGAAAAGATGCAACGATTGCCGATGTTGAACTGGTCAGAAGCCAACTTGGCCTGAATAAACCGTTGCTGAATCAATATATAGACTATATGCGCGGCTTGGTGACGGGAGACTTGGGTCAATCGATAAAGAACGGTAAAACGGTTGTCGACACGATTGTGCCGTGCTTTTATCCTACTATTATGCTTACTTTTTGTTCCATGGCTTGGGCGGCGGTTATCGGGGTGCTCATCGGCATTGTTTCTGCTGTAAAGCGTGGGAGATTCATGGATTATCTCGGTATGATAATTGCTATTTCTGGAATATCGTTACCTTCATTTTGGCTCGGCTTGGAGCTCATCCAATTTTTTTCGGTGGAAATCGGAATTTTACCGACCGGAGGTTTGGACGGTTGGCGGAATTACATATTGCCCTCACTGACGATGGGTTCAGGTATTATGGCTGTTTTAGCCCGTTTCACCCGTTCTTCGATGTTGGAATCGCTGAAAGAAGATTATGTTCGTACGGCCAGAGCCAAGGGTCTCGGCGAGTATTTAGTCGTGATGCGTCATGCTTTTAAAAATTCTCTGATCGAAATAGTGACTGTTGGGGGACTGCAAATCGGCGGGCTTTTATCTGGGTCAGTTATGACGGAAACGGTTTTTTCGATACCGGGGCTTGGGCGATTATTAGTTGATTCAATAAATTTTCGCGACTATAAAGTTGTACAAGCTTTATTACTGTTCTTTTCCGTTGAATACATACTTATAAATTTAATCGTTGATCTGCTTTACGGAGTTATAAATCCTAAAGTGCGATATAATTGA
- a CDS encoding ABC transporter permease, translating to MNNNKAVNSNPAGRKGLSSHPSSLPPAAGSAALAAAEALPLAKNKYKEFVKKFIRRKTAVVALIFILFLLIVAALGPEIAPYDANQPDYNNLLSPPSAEHIWGTDEFGRDIFSRLLAGTRLSLLSALSATIVGASIGIILGLLAGYYGGWINALVMRGSDVLFAFPDILLAIAIVAIIGPGMVNVVIAVAVFTIPSFARIVRSATLTVKEAPYVEVARSIGCKDRRILWIHVFPGTVQSMIVNFTMRVGTAILAASSLSFLGFGANVTEPDWGAMLSQGRNYLNTAPYIVLFPGMLIFLTVLAFNLLGDGLRDTLDPKLN from the coding sequence ATGAACAATAACAAAGCTGTTAATTCTAATCCAGCGGGGCGAAAAGGTTTATCCTCGCATCCCTCATCACTTCCGCCGGCGGCAGGATCAGCTGCCTTAGCTGCGGCCGAGGCCTTGCCTTTGGCGAAAAATAAGTATAAGGAATTTGTCAAAAAATTTATCCGGCGCAAGACAGCAGTAGTTGCCCTTATATTTATACTATTTTTGCTTATTGTGGCGGCTTTAGGTCCAGAAATTGCGCCTTACGATGCGAATCAACCGGATTATAATAATCTTCTTTCACCCCCCAGTGCCGAGCATATTTGGGGCACGGACGAATTTGGTCGCGATATTTTTAGCCGACTGCTGGCCGGAACACGGCTCTCTCTTCTGTCAGCACTCAGTGCGACGATAGTGGGGGCATCAATCGGAATTATTCTGGGACTTTTGGCCGGATATTACGGCGGCTGGATCAATGCTTTGGTTATGCGCGGCAGTGATGTGCTTTTTGCTTTCCCGGATATTTTGCTGGCTATTGCCATTGTGGCGATAATCGGTCCAGGCATGGTAAATGTCGTCATCGCAGTGGCCGTATTCACGATACCATCCTTTGCCCGTATCGTGCGAAGTGCGACGTTGACAGTTAAGGAAGCACCGTATGTAGAAGTTGCCCGTTCAATCGGGTGTAAAGACAGGCGTATTTTATGGATACATGTTTTCCCCGGTACTGTTCAATCGATGATCGTCAATTTTACTATGCGGGTAGGCACGGCGATTTTGGCTGCATCCTCCCTAAGCTTTTTAGGATTCGGTGCTAATGTTACGGAACCGGACTGGGGGGCAATGCTTTCACAGGGCCGCAATTATCTCAATACAGCTCCGTATATCGTGCTTTTCCCTGGCATGCTTATCTTTTTAACGGTTCTGGCGTTTAACTTGTTGGGTGACGGGTTGCGTGACACCCTTGATCCTAAACTCAATTAG
- a CDS encoding ABC transporter ATP-binding protein, giving the protein MSNKLLEVNNLRTEFKRDKTWVTAVNKVSFDLEQGEIVGLVGESGCGKSVTSLSIMRLLAQESSRISADSIRLNGEDILHLGRREMRDVRGHRMAMIFQEPMNSLNPCMRIGKQIMEAVLLHNSISKAAAYEKAHQSLKLVGIPEPDMTLNSYPHQLSGGMCQRVMIAMAMSCEPELLIADEPTTALDVTIQAQILELMEGIREKKGTGILLITHDLGVVAEMCSRVIVMYAGRIVEEAKVNDLFEAPLHPYTCGLIESVPKLGSNVTRLPSIPGSVPDLAAMPQGCKFAPRCRFAQEICFHEEPELQVDKTDTGRKCRCHLAGKLKLGLEVR; this is encoded by the coding sequence ATGAGTAACAAATTGTTAGAAGTAAACAATCTGCGCACGGAATTTAAGCGAGATAAAACTTGGGTAACGGCGGTTAACAAAGTTTCGTTTGACCTTGAGCAGGGAGAAATTGTCGGTTTGGTCGGCGAGTCAGGCTGCGGAAAATCGGTTACGTCTTTGTCAATAATGCGCCTTTTAGCACAGGAATCAAGTCGCATAAGTGCTGATAGCATTCGGCTTAATGGTGAGGACATATTGCATTTGGGCAGGCGTGAGATGCGCGATGTGCGCGGTCATCGTATGGCGATGATTTTTCAAGAACCTATGAACTCTTTAAATCCGTGTATGCGCATTGGAAAGCAGATTATGGAAGCTGTTTTGCTCCATAATTCTATAAGCAAAGCGGCTGCTTACGAAAAAGCACATCAGTCGCTTAAGCTGGTCGGAATACCTGAACCGGACATGACTTTGAATAGTTATCCTCATCAGCTTTCAGGTGGGATGTGTCAACGGGTTATGATTGCTATGGCGATGTCGTGTGAGCCGGAACTTTTGATTGCTGATGAACCGACAACTGCCTTAGATGTAACGATTCAAGCTCAAATCTTGGAGCTTATGGAAGGCATAAGAGAAAAAAAGGGGACAGGCATTTTGCTCATTACGCATGATCTAGGAGTGGTGGCCGAGATGTGTTCCCGGGTCATCGTTATGTATGCTGGCAGAATTGTCGAAGAAGCAAAGGTAAATGACTTGTTCGAAGCTCCCTTGCACCCTTATACTTGCGGTTTGATTGAGTCCGTGCCGAAACTGGGCAGTAATGTGACGCGGCTTCCTTCCATTCCTGGCAGTGTGCCGGATTTGGCCGCAATGCCGCAAGGCTGCAAATTTGCACCGCGCTGTCGTTTTGCTCAGGAAATATGTTTCCATGAAGAACCGGAATTACAGGTCGATAAGACGGACACAGGGCGAAAATGTCGTTGCCATTTGGCAGGCAAATTAAAACTTGGTCTGGAGGTGAGATGA
- a CDS encoding ABC transporter ATP-binding protein — protein MPKELVKVEDLTKVFTVNTGMFGNKKQVHAVNGLNFSILQGETFSLVGESGCGKSTTGRLINRLLKPSSGRVYFSDREITNLDERSMRSLRSEIQMIFQDPYGSLNPRIRVRDLIAEPLLIHTNLSAGERLKKVHELLEVVGLSPAHGERYPHEFSGGQRQRIGIARALSVQPRLIIADEPVSALDVSIQAQVLNLLQDLQHQYNLTYLFISHDLSVVEMISDRIAVMYLGTIVEVGNKTELYSHPVHPYTRALLSAVPIPDPHGKRERIILHGDLPSPTDLPRGCLFQTRCRYCTEKCRKEVPSEVKLTATHMVKCHYPLTSE, from the coding sequence ATGCCGAAAGAATTGGTAAAAGTTGAAGATTTGACCAAAGTTTTTACAGTAAATACCGGTATGTTCGGCAACAAAAAGCAGGTTCATGCGGTTAATGGTCTGAATTTTTCCATCCTGCAAGGCGAAACATTCTCTTTAGTTGGGGAATCAGGCTGTGGCAAGTCTACGACCGGACGGCTGATTAATCGCTTGCTTAAACCGTCATCCGGGCGAGTATATTTTTCCGATAGGGAAATTACCAATCTCGATGAGCGTTCTATGCGCAGCTTGCGTTCCGAAATCCAGATGATTTTTCAAGATCCTTACGGATCGCTTAATCCGCGGATACGGGTGCGGGATCTGATTGCTGAACCACTGCTGATTCATACTAATTTAAGTGCTGGTGAGCGGCTTAAAAAGGTACATGAATTATTGGAAGTGGTCGGCTTAAGTCCAGCACATGGCGAGCGTTATCCCCATGAGTTTTCTGGCGGCCAACGGCAACGTATCGGTATAGCCCGTGCGTTATCGGTGCAACCGCGCCTAATTATAGCGGATGAACCTGTTTCGGCTTTAGATGTTTCAATTCAAGCTCAGGTGCTGAACTTATTACAAGATTTGCAACATCAATATAATCTTACATATCTCTTCATTTCGCATGATTTAAGCGTGGTGGAGATGATTTCCGACCGAATTGCAGTAATGTATTTAGGCACGATTGTGGAAGTGGGAAATAAGACGGAGTTATATTCGCATCCGGTTCATCCGTATACGAGGGCGCTTTTATCTGCTGTGCCTATACCCGATCCTCATGGAAAACGTGAGCGTATTATTCTACATGGAGATCTGCCGAGTCCGACAGATTTGCCGCGGGGGTGCTTATTTCAAACCAGATGTCGTTATTGCACTGAAAAATGTCGCAAGGAAGTCCCGTCAGAGGTTAAGCTTACGGCTACTCATATGGTCAAGTGCCATTATCCGCTGACGAGCGAGTGA
- a CDS encoding alpha-L-fucosidase, which translates to MYKFDKEEYLRRTAWYREARFGMFIHFGLYAIPARGEWVRSTEEMNREEYMKYFDEFNPLEYDPRSWAEQAKAAGMKYIVLTAKHHDGFCLFDSKYTNFKVTNTKYKRDMIKEYVEAVRAVGLRVGLYFSLLDWYHDDFPHYGDLFHPMRHNAAYSNEKRNFANYIKYMHNQVEELCSNYGKIDILWFDFSYKGMRAEQWEAERLIQMVRRLQPEIIIDNRLEVSGEGYGSLATANPTPYHGDFVSPEKIIPPQGIKGEDGTDLLWEACITMNNNWGYCATDSYYKPASMLIKKLVECVSKGGNMLLNVGPDAKGVFPPEAQNILHEIAAWMHLNEDSVHGCGKSILPKPEFGRITAKEGKLYFHVFDNTVGPLPLIGIPVEKICSIRYLATGAEIPVSTSWTHSDYPDIVFADLGPNPVLPDQTDTVIEVTTR; encoded by the coding sequence ATGTATAAATTTGATAAAGAAGAGTATTTGCGACGTACGGCTTGGTATCGTGAGGCCAGATTCGGCATGTTCATTCACTTCGGTTTGTATGCGATTCCGGCTCGTGGCGAATGGGTTCGCAGTACTGAAGAAATGAACCGCGAAGAATATATGAAATATTTCGACGAGTTTAATCCGTTGGAATATGACCCGCGAAGTTGGGCCGAACAGGCAAAGGCGGCCGGTATGAAGTACATCGTTCTTACGGCCAAACACCATGACGGTTTTTGCTTATTTGATAGCAAGTACACCAATTTTAAAGTCACCAATACCAAGTATAAGCGTGACATGATTAAGGAATATGTCGAGGCGGTACGGGCGGTGGGGCTGCGCGTAGGTTTGTATTTCAGCTTGCTCGACTGGTATCATGATGATTTCCCGCACTACGGTGACTTATTTCATCCCATGCGCCACAATGCTGCTTATTCAAACGAAAAAAGAAACTTTGCCAATTATATCAAATACATGCATAACCAAGTGGAAGAACTTTGCAGTAATTATGGCAAGATAGATATTCTATGGTTTGATTTTTCCTATAAAGGAATGCGCGCGGAGCAGTGGGAAGCTGAACGTCTGATTCAAATGGTGCGACGTTTACAGCCGGAAATTATTATTGACAATCGTTTGGAAGTCAGCGGTGAAGGCTATGGCTCACTTGCGACTGCCAATCCTACCCCGTATCACGGGGATTTTGTCAGTCCCGAAAAAATTATTCCGCCTCAAGGTATTAAAGGTGAGGATGGCACAGATTTGCTTTGGGAAGCTTGCATCACAATGAACAACAATTGGGGTTATTGCGCTACGGACAGCTATTATAAGCCTGCTTCGATGCTAATCAAAAAACTGGTGGAGTGTGTTTCCAAAGGTGGCAACATGTTGCTGAATGTCGGTCCCGATGCCAAGGGCGTTTTTCCGCCGGAAGCCCAAAATATTTTGCACGAAATAGCAGCTTGGATGCATTTAAATGAAGATTCTGTTCATGGATGCGGTAAGTCGATTCTCCCTAAACCGGAATTTGGGCGGATTACGGCCAAAGAAGGTAAGCTTTATTTTCACGTTTTTGATAATACCGTAGGCCCGTTGCCGTTGATTGGTATACCGGTGGAAAAAATTTGTTCCATAAGATATCTAGCTACCGGGGCTGAGATACCAGTGTCAACCAGCTGGACGCACAGCGACTATCCGGACATCGTTTTTGCTGATTTAGGGCCTAATCCGGTCTTGCCGGATCAGACGGATACGGTCATTGAGGTAACCACAAGGTAG
- a CDS encoding copper homeostasis protein CutC, whose product MEKIFRKDKFVLEACIDSYASALAACAGGADRAELCANLIIGGTTPSGFLYKKIEDDCGLACNILIRPRFGDFCYNAVELSEIGAAVTMFRKLGAAGVVVGCLTPEGELNVPAMAKLRELAGPNMHFTLHRAFDMVRDPEETLRKAIELGIDTVLTSGKQNSALNGADLLRKLVKLAENKINILVGGGVSPVNIAELHQKTGATNYHMSGKMIIDSPMRYRNPKVNMGLPGLSEYEIWQTDTQKIKAAKAILAELAGKQGN is encoded by the coding sequence ATGGAAAAAATTTTTCGCAAAGATAAGTTCGTTTTAGAAGCTTGTATTGATTCCTATGCTTCGGCACTGGCAGCTTGTGCCGGCGGGGCCGATCGAGCCGAATTGTGTGCGAATTTGATCATCGGTGGAACCACGCCTTCCGGATTTCTGTATAAAAAAATTGAGGATGATTGTGGGTTAGCTTGCAATATTTTAATCAGACCTCGTTTTGGTGATTTTTGTTATAATGCGGTGGAGTTGAGCGAAATTGGTGCTGCTGTGACCATGTTTCGGAAGTTGGGCGCGGCAGGTGTGGTTGTCGGTTGTCTTACGCCGGAAGGGGAGCTTAATGTGCCGGCAATGGCTAAGTTACGTGAGCTTGCCGGACCGAACATGCATTTTACGTTGCATCGAGCTTTTGACATGGTGCGCGATCCCGAAGAAACTTTGCGCAAGGCCATAGAATTGGGGATTGATACTGTTTTAACTTCAGGAAAGCAAAATTCGGCATTAAACGGGGCTGATCTCTTGCGAAAACTGGTCAAGTTGGCAGAAAATAAAATAAACATACTAGTCGGCGGCGGAGTCAGTCCGGTGAATATTGCCGAGCTTCATCAAAAAACCGGGGCCACAAATTACCATATGTCAGGAAAAATGATAATTGACAGCCCGATGCGATATCGTAATCCGAAGGTTAACATGGGATTACCAGGCCTAAGTGAATACGAAATTTGGCAGACCGACACGCAAAAAATAAAGGCGGCCAAAGCTATTTTGGCTGAACTTGCAGGTAAACAAGGCAATTAA
- a CDS encoding transglutaminase-like domain-containing protein yields MDFLSRNKLKIEEDYQKRRQIWPELYSNIDNSLQKITDHDLQTALKYLYAYMPDSDAANGEFECYEDFAKVAVSLWQSEQSVRALPEEIFLEYVLSHRVNDEEIRPCRSVFRCDLTRYLKEIEPAFQLDTIDTVLEVNFWCAREITYKSTDDRTLSSIAVYRRGNGRCGEESSFLVQALRSIGIPARQVYAPRWSHCDDNHAWVEVYIKGQWYFMGAAEPQPIINLGWFNSAASRAMLIHSRCFGPFAVETANLISTSSTALSLDDIRLNSPVMRPEIGSKLTLLNQLPRYALTKLITIRIKKSDGQAASGARVNIAVLNYSRYINIAALISDAAGEVKLVTGYGSLYLSAQSEDELVETMIDAEKQSSFELTLIPNFFRQKVADQNDLTTYVKFKAPHDAPVQEKRPTVEMAAATKKRLHELAVVRQQKEVNYINPALTEFKQKRANNVALSVSSNAASNAIDNATSNAAGNREGSAAAPDSLDDILKNALTAKDLTDITLPVLIDHFGGDLSNCSGYAEEIFVKYILSPRIYNEILSAFRVKLKKAVGEEVLAKWRRQPRTVTTWIAENIVVPVEDNADKLPILPAAAVKYGRVNNRLSYKLLTVALLRTAGVPARLNPVDFTVEYYLNSVFEPLESTLTKLPLIIRKTGESDWTYGQNFSLTKVDTTDITEANIDLCGCQFKQNELYTVLPQGIYRLLMTTRLPNGDQYVAQKLIALCDGDCKREGKKNDKGNGDSRSASQGQGEQITVVSLLEHHLTTEELQVKLSLPPIFLGLNSEINLTSLIHAGKRIFIWLEETREPTEHLLNEMAENKTAMAAYEGKVVFCLRSKNAATDRNISRICRIFPQIKLEVDPDFSQIEKVGRRMYVNHENLPLLLLTDGDNNGIYCTSGYNVGSIDMLLKVIRQASL; encoded by the coding sequence ATGGACTTTCTAAGCCGAAATAAGCTTAAAATTGAAGAAGACTATCAAAAACGTCGGCAAATTTGGCCGGAGCTTTATTCAAATATTGACAATAGTTTGCAAAAAATAACAGACCATGATTTACAAACGGCTTTGAAGTATCTCTATGCTTATATGCCGGACAGTGACGCAGCTAACGGCGAATTTGAATGTTATGAAGATTTTGCTAAGGTAGCCGTCAGTTTGTGGCAAAGTGAACAATCAGTACGGGCATTGCCGGAAGAAATATTTTTGGAGTATGTTTTGTCGCATCGGGTAAATGATGAAGAAATACGGCCTTGCCGCAGTGTGTTCAGGTGTGACTTGACCCGATATTTGAAAGAGATTGAACCGGCGTTCCAACTTGACACGATAGACACGGTACTGGAGGTAAATTTTTGGTGCGCGAGGGAAATAACTTATAAAAGCACGGATGACCGAACTTTATCTTCAATAGCGGTTTATCGGCGCGGTAACGGACGCTGCGGGGAAGAATCGAGTTTCCTAGTGCAGGCTTTACGAAGCATCGGCATTCCGGCGCGTCAGGTTTACGCGCCTCGCTGGTCACATTGTGACGACAATCATGCGTGGGTTGAAGTTTACATTAAAGGCCAATGGTATTTTATGGGGGCGGCTGAACCTCAACCGATAATTAATCTCGGCTGGTTTAACAGTGCAGCTTCACGTGCCATGCTGATTCATTCACGCTGTTTCGGGCCTTTTGCGGTTGAAACGGCTAACTTGATAAGTACGTCAAGCACGGCTTTAAGTCTAGATGATATTCGTCTGAATTCGCCGGTAATGCGGCCTGAAATCGGTTCAAAACTTACTTTGCTTAATCAACTGCCACGTTATGCTTTGACAAAATTGATTACGATCCGAATCAAGAAATCGGACGGCCAAGCGGCAAGTGGCGCGCGGGTTAATATCGCTGTACTTAACTATAGCAGATACATAAACATTGCTGCTTTGATAAGCGATGCCGCCGGTGAAGTTAAATTGGTGACCGGCTACGGCAGTCTATATTTGTCTGCCCAAAGTGAGGATGAGCTGGTAGAAACTATGATTGATGCTGAGAAGCAATCTTCATTTGAATTGACTTTGATCCCGAATTTTTTCCGACAAAAGGTTGCTGATCAAAATGATCTGACAACCTATGTCAAGTTCAAGGCTCCGCATGACGCCCCGGTTCAGGAGAAAAGGCCGACTGTAGAAATGGCTGCGGCGACTAAAAAAAGATTGCATGAATTGGCTGTGGTACGGCAGCAAAAAGAAGTAAACTACATAAACCCGGCTTTGACTGAGTTCAAACAAAAACGCGCTAATAATGTTGCTCTTTCAGTTTCCAGTAATGCAGCAAGCAATGCGATAGATAATGCTACAAGCAATGCTGCAGGAAATAGGGAAGGTTCCGCCGCCGCGCCAGATTCCCTCGATGATATTTTAAAAAATGCCTTGACCGCTAAAGATTTGACCGATATCACGCTACCTGTTTTGATTGACCATTTCGGGGGTGATTTGTCGAACTGTTCCGGTTACGCCGAAGAAATTTTTGTTAAGTATATTTTAAGTCCACGTATCTACAATGAAATATTAAGTGCGTTTCGCGTTAAACTAAAAAAGGCTGTCGGTGAAGAAGTATTGGCGAAGTGGCGAAGACAACCGCGAACGGTTACTACTTGGATAGCGGAGAATATTGTTGTTCCGGTTGAAGATAATGCGGATAAGTTGCCTATTTTGCCGGCAGCGGCAGTGAAATATGGACGGGTTAATAACCGGCTCAGTTACAAATTATTGACGGTTGCCTTGCTGAGAACGGCAGGTGTTCCGGCCCGCTTAAATCCGGTAGATTTCACGGTTGAATATTATTTAAACAGCGTTTTTGAACCACTAGAATCAACCTTGACCAAACTTCCCTTGATCATCCGTAAAACTGGAGAAAGTGACTGGACTTACGGGCAAAATTTCAGCTTGACCAAAGTGGATACAACAGATATTACGGAAGCAAATATTGACTTGTGTGGTTGCCAATTTAAACAAAACGAGTTGTACACGGTTTTGCCGCAAGGAATATATCGCCTGTTGATGACAACTAGGCTGCCGAACGGTGATCAATATGTCGCGCAAAAATTAATTGCCTTATGTGACGGCGATTGTAAGCGTGAAGGCAAGAAAAATGATAAGGGCAATGGTGATAGCCGCAGCGCAAGCCAGGGGCAAGGCGAACAGATAACTGTGGTAAGCTTGCTTGAACATCACTTAACCACTGAAGAATTACAGGTGAAGCTAAGCTTGCCACCGATTTTCCTCGGCCTAAATTCAGAAATAAATTTAACAAGTTTAATTCATGCCGGCAAGCGTATCTTTATCTGGCTGGAAGAAACACGTGAGCCTACTGAACATCTTTTAAATGAAATGGCGGAAAACAAAACTGCTATGGCGGCCTATGAGGGAAAGGTGGTTTTCTGCCTACGTTCGAAAAATGCTGCAACTGACAGAAATATTAGCCGAATTTGCCGTATTTTCCCACAAATAAAATTGGAAGTTGATCCTGACTTTAGCCAAATTGAGAAGGTGGGGCGCAGAATGTATGTAAATCACGAAAACTTGCCGCTACTGCTGCTAACCGACGGAGACAATAATGGCATTTATTGTACTTCAGGTTACAATGTCGGCAGCATAGATATGTTGCTTAAAGTAATTCGGCAGGCTTCGCTATAA